A region from the bacterium genome encodes:
- a CDS encoding FtsX-like permease family protein produces MIAYKNLKRRKLRSSFTIGGVAIAVAVLVSLLGFSEGYKKALTSDIDKMGYQILVTAKGCPYEAATLMLKGGGGLRYMEQDVFNSIANDERIDKLTPQLIHTIFDPERLEGQGGFAMYIGIQKSYLELKPWTKFKSGAWFTRDDADEVIMGFEAAELEQRSVGNKIFIPGIEKILTVVGVFERTGTQDDGVIFLPLKSAQTIFALKDKISGIGIKLKNIEELGQFEEDMYAVPGTQVISMAQVKGTLLNLVSSAKILVTSVAVIAVFVAAIGVVNTILMSVFERTQEIGVMKAIGASKLDIFRLIWMETVIMCALGGLVGDIGALLGGKVVERIVKSLLPYAPEGQIVLITPTALLISLVGAILLGLFAGIYPAFRASSMRPIEAIRSGE; encoded by the coding sequence ATGATAGCTTACAAGAACCTAAAGCGCCGAAAGCTCCGGTCTTCTTTTACGATCGGCGGCGTCGCGATTGCGGTGGCCGTGCTCGTCAGTCTGCTCGGCTTCAGCGAGGGCTACAAGAAGGCGTTGACGAGCGACATAGACAAGATGGGCTATCAGATTCTCGTTACAGCCAAGGGATGCCCTTATGAAGCAGCTACACTAATGCTGAAGGGCGGAGGCGGGCTTCGCTACATGGAGCAGGACGTCTTCAACTCTATCGCCAATGACGAGCGCATCGACAAGCTTACGCCTCAGCTGATCCACACGATCTTTGATCCAGAGCGCCTGGAAGGGCAGGGTGGATTCGCGATGTACATAGGTATCCAGAAGTCGTATCTGGAGCTCAAGCCCTGGACCAAATTCAAATCGGGCGCGTGGTTCACGAGGGATGACGCCGACGAGGTCATCATGGGATTCGAGGCGGCCGAGCTGGAGCAGCGCTCTGTGGGCAACAAGATATTCATCCCCGGTATCGAGAAGATCCTCACCGTGGTCGGCGTCTTCGAGCGGACAGGAACGCAGGACGACGGCGTGATCTTCCTCCCGCTCAAGAGCGCTCAGACGATCTTTGCTCTAAAGGACAAGATCAGCGGCATCGGCATAAAGCTCAAGAATATCGAAGAGCTCGGGCAGTTTGAGGAGGATATGTATGCGGTTCCCGGAACTCAGGTGATCAGCATGGCTCAGGTCAAGGGCACATTGCTCAACCTCGTCTCAAGCGCCAAGATCCTCGTAACCTCCGTCGCCGTAATCGCGGTTTTCGTAGCGGCCATCGGCGTAGTGAACACAATCTTGATGTCGGTGTTCGAGCGAACCCAGGAGATCGGAGTCATGAAAGCCATCGGCGCATCCAAGCTCGACATCTTTCGCCTGATCTGGATGGAGACGGTCATCATGTGCGCGCTGGGCGGACTGGTTGGCGATATCGGCGCCCTTCTCGGCGGGAAAGTCGTTGAACGCATCGTGAAGAGCCTTCTCCCGTACGCGCCGGAGGGCCAGATTGTGCTCATCACACCGACCGCGCTTCTGATCTCACTCGTTGGCGCAATCCTTCTCGGCCTCTTCGCGGGCATCTATCCCGCGTTCCGCGCGTCCTCCATGCGCCCGATTGAGGCAATCCGGAGCGGGGAATGA
- a CDS encoding ABC transporter ATP-binding protein encodes MRDAIIRAEKLTKVYELPAEKIIALKEIDLDVSPGEFLAIMGPSGAGKTTLLNLIGCLDGPTSGSIYVLDQELSRLKERQLVLLRRKNIGFVFQDFFLVSSLTALENAQLPLIFARMRHDNGRAADLLERVGLARRLDHLPHELSGGEMQRVAIARALATGPQILLADEPSGNLDTKTARSIFELFRRFNEEEGVTVLVATHNTRLAHAADRIVHLADGRIEGEEVLKNG; translated from the coding sequence ATGAGAGATGCCATTATTAGGGCCGAGAAGCTCACGAAAGTATATGAGCTTCCCGCTGAGAAGATCATCGCGCTGAAGGAGATCGACCTGGATGTCAGTCCGGGTGAGTTTCTTGCGATAATGGGCCCATCCGGCGCAGGCAAGACGACGCTTCTGAACCTCATCGGCTGCCTGGACGGGCCGACGTCGGGTTCGATCTACGTCCTTGATCAAGAGCTCTCCCGGCTGAAAGAGAGGCAATTGGTGCTGCTCAGGCGAAAGAACATCGGCTTCGTGTTTCAGGATTTCTTTCTTGTGTCAAGTCTGACCGCGCTTGAGAACGCGCAGCTTCCGCTGATATTCGCCAGGATGCGACATGACAACGGCCGGGCTGCGGACCTCTTGGAGAGGGTGGGCCTGGCCCGTCGGCTCGACCATCTGCCGCACGAGCTCTCAGGCGGCGAGATGCAGCGGGTCGCCATCGCGAGGGCGCTTGCCACGGGCCCTCAAATACTCCTGGCGGACGAGCCGAGCGGCAACCTCGACACGAAGACCGCAAGGTCAATCTTCGAGTTGTTTAGGCGCTTCAACGAGGAGGAGGGTGTTACCGTGCTCGTTGCGACCCACAATACCAGACTTGCCCACGCCGCGGACAGAATCGTCCACCTGGCGGACGGCAGGATCGAGGGTGAGGAGGTGTTGAAGAATGGCTAA
- a CDS encoding ABC transporter ATP-binding protein, protein MAKVIEASGLKKHYRRGPETVKALDGVDFEISSGEMAAIVGPSGSGKTTLMNLISCLDSPTAGKLSIAGQDVTGFDEAKLIGIRRKNIGFIFQRPHLIPTLTARENVELPIIFSKQKTDSDAISSKLKAVGLIERAHIQVRMLSGGDMQRVAIARALVLNPRVLIADEPTGRFSTQVRDTMTDLFKELAASGLAVFIATHDLDLAESCDRMIHLQDGLIVPKEMSSLYA, encoded by the coding sequence ATGGCTAAGGTGATCGAGGCGAGCGGGCTGAAGAAGCACTATCGCCGAGGGCCTGAAACAGTCAAGGCGCTGGATGGCGTCGATTTTGAGATCTCCTCCGGCGAAATGGCAGCCATAGTGGGACCCTCAGGTTCCGGTAAGACGACCCTCATGAATCTCATCAGCTGCCTCGACTCGCCAACGGCTGGGAAGCTCTCGATAGCCGGCCAAGATGTGACCGGATTCGATGAGGCTAAATTGATAGGCATCCGCCGCAAGAACATAGGGTTCATCTTCCAGCGGCCCCATCTGATCCCTACCCTGACAGCGAGGGAAAACGTCGAGCTACCGATCATCTTCAGCAAGCAGAAGACCGATAGCGATGCCATCTCGTCGAAACTCAAGGCCGTTGGATTAATCGAAAGGGCTCATATCCAGGTCAGGATGCTCAGCGGAGGTGATATGCAGCGGGTGGCGATTGCGAGGGCGTTGGTTCTGAATCCGAGAGTACTGATAGCGGACGAGCCGACTGGCAGATTCTCCACCCAGGTGCGTGATACCATGACGGACCTCTTCAAAGAACTGGCCGCTTCCGGTCTTGCCGTATTCATCGCCACTCACGACCTCGATCTCGCCGAAAGCTGCGACCGGATGATTCACCTTCAGGACGGCCTGATCGTCCCAAAGGAGATGTCTAGCCTATACGCGTGA
- a CDS encoding right-handed parallel beta-helix repeat-containing protein, with protein MGRRIFPQARTTALGAAVLLVALLPLIAAATPTITIDTDAETYVAGDTLEASLSAQNHEYGVNVDVYVGLILPDSSILVYGQRGWTDQFEPFIPNIYIPSPFDFGPMTILTLEVPDGILGDFRFAAGLTYASTSEFIGEISFAPFGIESTHPAPTAYIDAILPNPATQGEDVIEFTGHGLDMDGTIEGYEWSSDIDGVLSTDEDFSMSADDLSVGTHTISYEVQDNDGQWSEPDTGSLIVQQGGRHYFVDAIAGSNSDPGTEAAPFKTITHALALVVGSEARPAVIHVSAGRYASDSNGETFPLNTKSWVSLRGEDRETTVLDAAAAADHVIFCEGSNNLSIEGFTITGGHADGSTEDSDDCGGGILCLRSAPNIKGNVITGNWAGYDGGGIGCLEESSPTIEDNTISGNSALASGGGIICKRNSSPDISYNTIEDNHAEDAGGGIRCLTYSSPTISCNTILNNSADVWDGEGGGIACEDHCSPRISNNVIAGNEAYSGGGVFSLNRSSLTVSNNTVADNSGTYGGGIFCADSSPKITDCIFWGNGIDLWSCSASYSCIEDGDEGKGNISGNPQFVSGPHGDYYLSTKSPCINTGSRSAKDAGLSDRTTQTDGTPDSGTVDMGYHYRLP; from the coding sequence ATGGGTCGTCGTATTTTTCCTCAAGCGAGAACCACTGCACTGGGCGCTGCTGTCCTCCTGGTTGCGTTGCTTCCTTTGATAGCTGCCGCCACGCCGACGATAACTATCGATACGGACGCTGAGACTTACGTCGCTGGCGACACGCTCGAGGCTAGCCTCTCGGCGCAGAATCATGAATATGGCGTGAACGTAGATGTTTACGTCGGGCTGATCCTGCCGGACAGCAGCATTTTAGTCTATGGTCAACGGGGATGGACGGACCAGTTCGAGCCTTTCATACCAAATATCTACATCCCATCACCATTCGATTTCGGGCCGATGACCATTCTCACGCTCGAGGTCCCGGACGGGATTCTGGGTGACTTCCGGTTCGCCGCAGGACTCACCTACGCCTCGACATCGGAGTTCATCGGCGAGATTAGTTTTGCACCATTTGGGATCGAGAGTACTCATCCAGCGCCAACGGCCTACATCGATGCCATATTGCCGAATCCAGCCACACAGGGCGAGGACGTCATTGAGTTTACGGGGCATGGCCTCGACATGGATGGCACGATTGAGGGATACGAGTGGAGTTCGGACATTGATGGCGTTCTCAGCACAGATGAGGACTTCTCTATGAGCGCGGATGACCTCTCGGTTGGAACGCACACTATTTCATACGAAGTTCAGGACAACGACGGTCAGTGGTCCGAGCCGGATACCGGCTCTCTAATAGTTCAGCAAGGCGGCCGTCATTACTTCGTTGATGCCATAGCGGGCAGCAACTCTGACCCCGGAACCGAGGCAGCTCCCTTCAAGACGATAACGCATGCGCTTGCACTAGTCGTGGGCTCCGAGGCGCGACCGGCAGTAATCCACGTGTCGGCGGGGAGATATGCCTCGGACAGCAATGGGGAGACGTTCCCGCTTAACACAAAAAGCTGGGTATCACTCCGGGGAGAGGACCGCGAGACCACCGTGCTTGATGCTGCGGCCGCGGCTGACCATGTCATCTTTTGCGAGGGCTCAAACAACCTGAGTATTGAGGGGTTTACGATAACGGGGGGCCATGCGGACGGATCGACCGAGGACAGCGACGACTGCGGCGGGGGGATTCTATGCCTTAGGAGCGCACCGAACATAAAAGGCAACGTGATTACCGGCAACTGGGCAGGTTACGACGGCGGTGGGATAGGCTGCCTTGAGGAGAGTTCGCCCACGATCGAAGACAACACCATCAGTGGCAACTCCGCCCTTGCCAGCGGCGGGGGGATTATCTGCAAACGAAACAGCTCACCCGACATCTCGTACAACACGATTGAAGATAACCATGCAGAGGACGCCGGGGGTGGCATCCGCTGTCTCACTTATAGTTCACCGACGATCTCATGCAACACAATCCTAAACAACTCCGCAGATGTATGGGACGGAGAAGGCGGGGGGATAGCTTGTGAAGACCACTGCTCCCCGAGGATTTCCAATAACGTAATTGCCGGAAACGAGGCTTACTCGGGAGGTGGGGTCTTCTCCCTCAATAGGTCTTCGCTAACGGTCTCCAACAACACGGTCGCGGACAACTCAGGAACTTATGGGGGTGGCATATTCTGTGCGGACAGTTCGCCCAAGATCACTGATTGCATATTTTGGGGTAATGGGATCGATCTCTGGAGCTGTTCTGCGAGTTATTCTTGCATAGAGGATGGGGATGAAGGAAAGGGAAACATCAGTGGCAATCCCCAGTTTGTGAGTGGCCCTCATGGCGATTATTATCTCAGCACGAAAAGCCCATGCATAAATACCGGTAGCAGGTCAGCCAAGGACGCAGGCCTCTCCGACCGGACAACGCAGACCGACGGCACGCCCGACTCGGGGACCGTAGATATGGGCTACCACTATCGGTTACCCTAA